From one Cygnus olor isolate bCygOlo1 chromosome 26, bCygOlo1.pri.v2, whole genome shotgun sequence genomic stretch:
- the S1PR4 gene encoding sphingosine 1-phosphate receptor 4 — MDGPGQSWLVNRSFPLPLGSAQYPELRLDLLDRKGSCLHLAAMRNVNIILQHYNFTGKLTNRQSRDEGMGLIRTTFVIISCIIILENLLVLLAILRCLRARRWVYSCIASITVSDLLAGVAYLSNLCLSGKKTFQLSPQLWFLREGILFIALAASTFSLLVTAIERYSAMVRPIAENEASKTLRLRGLIISCWLLAFIIGLLPLLGWNCLCDFNACSVLLPLYSKNYILFSVVMFSIILLGIIGLYISIFQLVQASSKQTTSRHSRKRSLRLLKTVLMILGAFIICWSPLFALMLFDVFCETQTCRLLHSLDWTLALAMLNSGVNPIIYSLRSVEVRRAVGSLLCCCCLRVGLCKPGDCLVITDINSGSSTESSLRCRESFRSSVALNARPRAPLSSNSSMMSNLPSL, encoded by the coding sequence ATGGATggcccagggcagagctggctggtgAATCGCTCCTTCCCACttcccctgggctctgctcaaTATCCCGAGCTCAGACTGGACCTCCTCGACAGGAAAGGTTCCTGCTTGCATCTGGCTGCCATGAGGAATGTGAACATCATCCTGCAGCACTATAACTTCACGGGAAAGCTGACCAACCGGCAGTCCCGGGATGAGGGCATGGGCCTCATCCGCACAACCTTTGTCATCATCAGCTGCATCATCATCCTGGAGAACCTGCTCGTGCTGCTAGCCATCCTGCGGTGCCTGCGAGCCCGGCGCTGGGTCTACTCCTGCATTGCCAGCATCACCGTGAGCGACCTGCTTGCAGGTGTTGCCTACCTTTCTAATCTCTGCCTCTCAGGCAAGAAGACCTTCCAGCTTTCACCTCAGCTCTGGTTCCTCCGTGAAGGCATCCTCTTCATCGCGCTGGCTGCTTCCACCTTCAGCTTGCTTGTGACGGCCATTGAGCGCTACAGTGCCATGGTAAGGCCGATTGCCGAGAACGAAGCCAGCAAGACCCTGCGCTTGCGTGGCCTCATTATCTCCTGCTGGCTTCTGGCCTTCATCATTGGGCTGCTTCCGCTGCTGGGCTGGAACTGTCTGTGCGACTTCAATGCCTGCTCTGTCCTCCTGCCTCTCTACTCCAAGAACTACATCCTCTTCTCTGTGGTCATGTTCAGCATCATCCTTCTAGGGATCATTGGCCTCTACATCTCCATCTTCCAGCTGGTCCAGGCCAGTTCTAAGCAAACCACTTCTCGGCATAGCCGCAAACGATCCCTACGCTTGCTCAAGACTGTGCTGATGATCCTGGGCGCCTTCATCATTTGCTGGAGCCCTCTCTTTGCCCTGATGCTCTTTGATGTATTCTGTGAGACACAAACCTGCAGACTCCTTCACAGCCTGGACTGGACCTTGGCTCTGGCCATGCTCAACTCAGGTGTTAACCCCATCATTTACTCCCTCCGCAGCGTGGAGGTGCGCCGTGCTGTGGGaagcctgctgtgctgctgctgcctcagggTTGGGCTTTGCAAGCCTGGGGACTGCCTGGTCATCACAGACATCAACTCTGGCTCATCCACAGAGAGCTCCCTGCGCTGCCGGGAGAGCTTCCGCAGCTCTGTGGCCCTGAATGCCCGGCCCAGAGCACCTCTCTCCAGCAACTCCAGCATGATGAGCAATCTCCCCAGCCTCTGA